The following coding sequences are from one Schizosaccharomyces osmophilus chromosome 1, complete sequence window:
- the ypt1 gene encoding GTPase Ypt1: MNPEYDYLFKLLLIGDSGVGKSCLLLRFADDTYTESYISTIGVDFKIRTIELEGKTVKLQIWDTAGQERFRTITSSYYRGAHGIIIVYDVTDQDSFSNVKQWLQEIDRYAVEGVNRLLVGNKSDMTDKKVVEYTVAKEFADSLNIPFLETSAKDSTNVEQAFLTMARQIKERMGNTTFSSSNAKSSVKVGQGTNVSQGSSGCC; the protein is encoded by the exons ATGAATCCAGA ATACGACTATCTCTTCAAGCTTTTACTTATCGGTGACTCTGGCGTAGGAAAGAGTTGCCTTCTCTTGCGATTTGCAGATGATACTTACACAGAGTCATACATTTCTACCATTGGTGTCGATTTC AAAATCCGTACTATTGAGTTAGAAGGAAAGACGGTCAAACTTCAGATT TGGGATACTGCCGGTCAAGAACGTTTCCGTACGATTACAAGCTCTTATTACCGCGGTGCTCACGGTATCATTATTGTTTACGACGTTACGGATCAAG ATTCTTTTAGTAACGTTAAACAATGGTTACAGGAAATTGACAGATACGCCGTTGAAGGTGTCAACCGTTTGTTGGTTGGCAACAAGTCAGATATGACTGATAAAAAGGTGGTCGAGTACACTGTCGCCAAGGAATTTGCCGACAGCTTGAATATTCCTTTCCTCGAAACATCTGCCAAGGATTCTACCAATGTCGAACAAGCTTTCCTGACCATGGCACGACAAATCAAGGAGCGTATGGGAAACACCAccttttcctcttcaaaCGCCAAATCTAGCGTCAAGGTAGGCCAAGGCACCAATGTTTCTCAAGGCTCCAGTGGATGCTGTTAA
- a CDS encoding WD40/YVTN repeat-like protein: MTNGDFHGQYLIPESGAAIQDYLDDFLYTSWYTGNRKLVELDSFGFPTEANFTVSADPLIGSTVPQRVDFQGIPWGNKAIGPREYFRLYRLHTYSLACNHSDWSPDELSLDDVRISPHDPFFEFHTFYKTAACVKNHFHLCKSLAFFDEFSLLYVSESGIQGHNLLTKEVTDVFDLRSRILQKNSICCLSASQQLGCFGTLYGQYGIFNPKTQTCSIRKMHDESVNYIELLNYRDSVVLGCNDGSVALENIEKPDNQIIFRGTDAVNSTHPSPDLSQLLICSDSKNVPIFDWRSNRIINEISHSDSVLTGAWHPNGHILATGGQDTTLKVWDSRFLKYPIRTLGSQMSAVTNVVFSSTGESLAAVEQADFVQIYNTKTFSDCQIIDFFGEISGASFSPSGDTFVVGLDDPMLGGLMEFRKAIPSHLTCFF; the protein is encoded by the exons ATGACAAATGGGGATTTCCATGGGCAATACTTAATCC CTGAAAGTGGAGCGGCTATACAGGATTATCTTGATGACTTTCTGTATACATCTTGGTACACAGGAAATCGAAAGCTCGTTGAGCTCGACAGCTTTGGATTTCCTACTGAAGCCAACTTTACCGTGAGCGCTGATCCATTGATCGGGTCTACAGTTCCTCAGCGTGTTGATTTTCAGGGAATCCCTTGGGGAAATAAAGCCATTGGACCTAGGGAATATTTTCGTCTCTATAGACTACATACGTACAGTTTGGCTTGCAATCATTCTGACTGGTCTCCGGATGAATTGTCTCTAGATGATGTTCGAATTTCTCCACATGATCCCTTTTTTGAGTTTCATACTTTCTATAAGACTGCTGCGTGCGTGAAGAACCATTTTCATCTATGCAAAAGtcttgctttctttgaCGAATTCTCTCTTCTTTATGTTAGCGAGTCTGGTATCCAAGGACATAATTTACTGACTAAAGAAGTAACCGATGTGTTTGACCTTCGCAGTAGAATCTTACAGAAAAATTCCATTTGCTGTCTGTCAGCTTCTCAACAACTAGGATGCTTTGGCACTTTATACGGACAGTATGGTATTTTTAATCCAAAAACCCAAACTTGCAGCATTCGAAAGATGCACGATGAGTCTGTAAATTATATTGAATTGTTAAATTACAGAGATTCGGTAGTCCTTGGGTGTAATGACGGATCGGTGgctttggaaaatatagaaaaacCTGATAATCAAATAATTTTCCGTGGCACAGATGCTGTCAACAGTACACATCCTTCTCCTGATTTGTCACAATTATTAATATGTTCAGATTCAAAGAATGTGCCAATTTTCGATTGGAGATCAAATCGAATAATCAATGAAATTTCTCACTCTGATTCTGTCCTTACGGGAGCATGGCATCCGAACGGACATATTCTTGCTACAGGAGGCCAGGACACCACCTTAAAGGTTTGGGATTCAAGGTTTTTAAAGTATCCAATCCGCACATTAGGAAGCCAAATGAGTGCTGTTACTAACGTAGTATTCTCTTCAACGGGTGAGAGTCTTGCTGCGGTTGAGCAAGCAGATTTCGTTCAGATCTATAACACTAAGACGTTCAGTGATTGCCAGATTATAGATTTTTTCGGTGAAATTTCTGGCGCGAGCTTCTCTCCTTCTGGAGACACTTTCGTCGTTGGCTTAGATGATCCGATGCTTGGTGGGCTTATGGAATTTCGAAAAGCTATTCCCAGTCATCttacttgttttttctgA
- the ubp9 gene encoding ubiquitin C-terminal hydrolase Ubp9, which translates to MSFRKWMGMSSGSSSEWRKSMLELEQLKQPLVPESFTDRFFGLTNYGNTCYVSSVLVSLYHIKPFRDNLNAFPIPSVPPNCKSVCVKSTGSDSSGSSSWYSSSRKKSNDSKKQPCPANLNGCGCVDITMAGAENGSKHQIQVNNTSYTTYGMEENVYTSLKDLFACVSSCECRYGVCSPERFVQILRRDNESFRSTRQQDAHEFLNFLLNSITEILDDYHANHPEVPQLKWIHSLFEGTLTSETKCLTCENITSRDESFLDLSIDIEEYSSVTSCLRSFSASEMLCAKNKFHCDVCKNLQEAEKRMKIKKLPKILALHLKRFKYNETQEAHDKLFHTVVFTNEMRLFNTTDDNEDAEKLYSLSAIIVHVGGGSHHGHYVSIVRTRSSGWVLFDDEKVTPVKESYLQRFFGDQPGQATAYVLFYTAAEEFEDYQDTSNDETLSYPISIPYQASSENTELNNTPATPKSISTLAHGDLDPMVTSYSSQYSQTADKDFHFPFSPDLSSSMESERNHLKSAEASPKILKRESKFFFPSLNRSKSHKFIFSSPSNSPKDTLTRDNKHSSESDVKHSFPFQLSKTKMKK; encoded by the exons atgtCTTTTCGAAAATGGATGGGAATG AGTTCTGGGAGTTCTTCTGAATGGCGAAAGAGCATGTTGGAGTTGGAGCAATTGAAGCAACCATTAGTCCCAGAATCATTCACCGATCgtttttttggattaaCTAAT TATGGTAATACCTG TTATGTGAGTTCTGtgcttgtttctttatatcATATAAAGCCATTTCGCGATAATCTGAATGCTTTCCCAATTCCGAGTGTTCCACCAAACTGTAAAAGCGTCTGTGTAAAGTCAACTGGATCAGACTCATCAGGTTCTAGTTCTTGGTATTCGTCTTCTCGcaagaaaagcaatgaCTCGAAAAAACAGCCATGCCCTGCTAATCTTAATGGTTGCGGCTGCGTGGATATCACGATGGCTGGAGCAGAGAATGGATCAAAGCATCAAATTCAAGTAAATAATACTAGTTATACAACATAcggaatggaagaaaatgtcTACACGAGCTTAAAGGATTTATTTGCGTGTGTCAGTTCTTGCGAATGTCGTTATGGCGTGTGCAGCCCTGAGAGATTTGTCCAAATCTTACGGCGCGATAATGAATCTTTTCGAAGTACCAGACAGCAGGATGCACACGAgtttttaaattttcttctaaacTCTATAACTGAAATTTTGGATGATTATCATGCAAATCACCCTGAAGTTCCTCAGTTAAAATGGATTCACTCTTTATTTGAGGGTACGCTGACCAGCGAAACAAAGTGTCTTACTTGCGAAAATATCACTTCAAGGGATGAAAGCTTTTTGGATCTTAGTATTGATATCGAAGAGTACTCTTCTGTTACATCTTGTTTACGAtctttttctgcttctgAGATGCTTTGTgcaaaaaacaagtttcaCTGTGACGTCTGTAAGAATTTACAAGAGGCAGAAAAACgtatgaaaataaaaaagctgCCGAAGATACTTGCTTTGCATCTAAAGCGTTTCAAGTACAACGAAACACAAGAAGCACACGATAAACTGTTTCATACTGTGGTATTTACGAACGAAATGAGACTATTTAACACGACGGATGATAATGAGGATGCTGAAAAGCTTTATTCTCTATCCGCTATTATTGTTCATGTCGGTGGTGGCTCCCATCACGGTCATTATGTTTCTATAGTTCGCACAAGATCTAGCGGATGGGTGTTGTTCGATGACGAGAAAGTAACTCCTGTGAAAGAATCGTATTTGCAAAGGTTTTTTGGTGATCAGCCTGGACAAGCAACCGCATATGTCCTTTTTTATACAGCGGCTGAAGAATTTGAGGACTATCAGGATACTAGCAATGATGAGACGTTGTCATATCCCATATCCATTCCATATCAAGCTAGTAGTGAAAATACGGAATTGAATAATACGCCAGCTACGCCCAAATCAATATCTACGCTAGCTCATGGTGATTTGGATCCGATGGTAACCTCCTATTCCTCCCAATACTCACAAACGGCTGACAaggattttcattttccatTCAGTCCTGATTTAAGCTCTTCGATGGAATCTGAGCGCAATCATCTGAAATCAGCAGAGGCTTCTCCgaaaattttaaaacgCGAAagcaaattttttttcccttctcTAAATCGAAGTAAGAGCCATAagtttatattttcttcaccAAGCAACTCTCCTAAGGATACGCTTACTCGTGATAATAAGCATTCGTCGGAGTCTGATGTGAAAcattcatttccttttcaactttCGAAAactaaaatgaaaaaataa
- a CDS encoding mitochondrial carrier, inorganic phosphate/copper: MSNAAAPIIPENKGLQLYSPQYYGLCSLGGLLACGITHTAITPLDVVKCRRQVNPNVYPSNMAGLRSLFGKEGIRGLFTGGVPTFLGYSLQGLGKYGFYEIFKQQYSKVVGSENAHNYRTGVYLAASASAELLADVMLCPMEALKVRVQTTTPRFANTTREAWSKVVASEGFGTLYRGLTPLWFRQIPYTMMKFASFEKIVESLYSYIGKPKNQYSKSEKIGISFAGGYMAGVLCAIISHPADTMVSKLNSSKQAGEGVGAATSRIYKNIGFGGLWNGLGMRIVMIGTLTGAQWLIYDSFKIACGFPATGA, encoded by the coding sequence ATGTCGAACGCTGCCGCCCCTATAATTCCCGAAAACAAGGGTCTTCAACTCTACTCTCCCCAGTACTATGGTCTCTGTTCTTTGGGTGGTCTTTTGGCATGCGGTATTACCCACACAGCCATTACTCCCTTGGATGTTGTGAAGTGCCGTAGACAAGTGAACCCCAACGTTTACCCTAGCAACATGGCTGGTTTACGTTCCTTATTCGGTAAGGAAGGTATTCGTGGTCTCTTCACCGGTGGTGTCCCCACTTTCCTCGGTTACTCTCTTCAAGGATTGGGTAAGTATGGTTTCTACGAAATTTTCAAGCAGCAATACTCTAAGGTTGTTGGTTCCGAAAACGCTCACAATTACCGTACCGGTGTCTACTTGGCTGCCTCTGCTTCTGCTGAATTGTTGGCTGATGTTATGTTGTGCCCTATGGAAGCTCTCAAGGTTCGTGTCCAAACTACTACTCCCCGTTTCGCCAACACTACTCGTGAGGCTTGGTCTAAGGTTGTTGCTTCTGAAGGTTTCGGTACTCTCTACCGTGGTCTTACTCCTTTGTGGTTCCGTCAAATTCCCTACACTATGATGAagtttgcttcttttgaaaagattgttGAAAGTTTGTACAGTTACATTGGTAAGCCCAAGAACCAATACAGCAAGAGTGAAAAGATCggtatttcttttgctggTGGTTATATGGCTGGTGTTCTCTGCGCTATCATTAGCCATCCCGCTGATACCATGGTTTCTAAGCTTAACTCTTCCAAGCAAGCTGGTGAAGGTGTTGGTGCTGCTACTTCTCGTATCTACAAGAACATTGGATTCGGTGGTTTGTGGAACGGTCTCGGTATGCGTATTGTCATGATTGGTACTTTGACTGGTGCTCAATGGCTCATCTATGACTCCTTCAAGATTGCTTGTGGTTTCCCTGCTACTGGTGCTTAA
- the opa3 gene encoding mitochondrial outer membrane lipid metabolism regulator Opa3 yields MSSLALKIGSLLVRTLSKPIANTIKAQAKEHKTFRKVCIDFAQIMHRAEFKIMGANRARSGHTNVRVRPLNDAKAVDAGANFLSETFVFTVAGGAILFETWRVRRKEKNRRDNVAEAIVGLQQEIIRIHGILEKQVLEKKVKGAEVKGDNDHTYEDFEELHKVMHAMEQELHTLSSEENEEPKKTKNNDSNQASSSLPPSPNEYTSRNSSVHEPAQLPTNSSLSSQPAKSTSPSNP; encoded by the exons ATGTCTTCATTAGCTCTCAAAATCGGAAGTTTACTAGTTCGAACGCTGTCAAAACCTATAGCAAATACGATAAAAGCACAAGCAAAAGAACATAAGACATTCCGAAAG GTTTGTATCGATTTCGCACAAATAATGCATCGAGCTGAATTCAAAATTATGGGAGCCAATCGCGCCCGCAGCGGTCATACAAATGTTCGTGTTCGTCCATTAAATGATGCGAAAGCGGTGGATGCAGGTgcaaattttctttctgaaaCTTTTGTGTT tACTGTTGCCGGCGGAGCTATCCTCTTTGAAACTTGGAGGGTGagacgaaaagaaaagaatcgGCGTGACAATGTAGCTGAGGCAATAGTTGGGCTTCAGCAAGAAATTATTCGCATTCATGGTATATTGGAAAAGCAAgtgttagaaaaaaaagtcaagGGTGCTGAAGTAAAGGGGGACAATGATCATACATATGAggattttgaagaacttCACAAAGTAATGCATGCTATGGAACAGGAGCTGCATACTTTGTCTTCCGAAGAGAATGAAGAACCtaagaaaacgaagaacaATGATTCAAATCAAGCCTCTAGTAGTTTGCCTCCCTCACCCAATGAATATACATCTAGGAATTCATCTGTTCACGAACCCGCCCAACTGCCTACGAATTCGTCGCTTTCCTCTCAGCCCGCAAAATCCACAAGCCCATCAAATCCCTGA
- a CDS encoding ARS-binding protein, which translates to MVLVQDITSQLPEKDVFVVDEIGLFWKLGPSKKVNSEQVRGIRREKAKITITTCCNASGTEKLPLWVIGYSHLPRAFKSLGIRPENINVSWRFTGRALMTTSIMEEWLRWFDARMEGRKVLLLLDNFIAHGRAIENIRLSGNDLKNTVIIMLPNSSVNLQNPFEMGIIYNLKSLYRISWLNFLLDHKGSELNPYNKMNLFIAIQWINEAWNSNLSPSLIENCFLNSGIFASKRAKESEKNIPELLSLDDRIRELLAMLDPQAAINIQNFINPIEEMGMDSSEDIISQFAFEIFGDRDFETDEEEMTTSKVSKEDAHQAIELLSDYELQQKNGDPNLYLYLQKYLHFLQVHK; encoded by the coding sequence ATGGTTCTTGTACAAGACATAACTTCTCAGCTGCCGGAAAAAGATGTTTTTGTCGTGGATGAGATTGGTTTATTTTGGAAACTCGGCccttcaaaaaaagtaaatagtGAACAGGTTCGTGGGATTCGTCGTGAAAAAGCTAAAATTACCATTACTACCTGTTGCAACGCCTCAGGTACCGAGAAGTTACCATTATGGGTCATAGGTTACTCCCATCTTCCTAGAGCTTTTAAAAGTTTAGGAATTCGTCCAGAAAACATAAATGTTAGTTGGAGGTTTACAGGAAGAGCATTAATGACGACATCTATAATGGAAGAATGGCTTCGATGGTTTGATGCAAGGatggaaggaagaaaagttcTGCTCCTATTAGACAACTTTATCGCTCATGGGCGAGCTATTGAAAATATACGACTTTCTGGAAATGACTTAAAAAATACGGTTATTATTATGCTTCCCAATAGCTCTGTTaatcttcaaaatccaTTTGAGATGGGCATCATATATAATTTGAAGTCCTTATACCGAATCAGCTGGCTGAACTTTCTCCTCGATCACAAAGGATCTGAATTGAACCCTTATAATAAGATGAACTTGTTCATTGCTATACAGTGGATCAACGAAGCATGGAATTCCAACTTATCTCCAAGCCTTATagaaaattgctttttaaaCTCTGGCATTTTTGCATCAAAAAGGGCGaaagaaagtgaaaagAACATTCCTGAACTGCTTAGCCTCGATGATAGGATACGAGAACTGTTGGCTATGCTTGATCCTCAAGCTGCCATcaatattcaaaatttcattaaCCCAATAGAAGAAATGGGAATGGATAGCTCTGAGGATATCATTAGTCAGTTTGCGTTTGAAATATTCGGAGATCGAGATTTTGAAACAGACGAAGAGGAAATGACAACGTCAAaagtttccaaagaagatgCTCACCAGGCTATTGAACTACTGTCAGACTATGAACTTCAGCAGAAAAATGGTGATCCtaatttgtatttgtatttaCAGAAatatcttcattttcttcaggTACACAAATAA
- the vps33 gene encoding HOPS/CORVET complex subunit, vacuolar sorting protein Vps33, whose product MSKDVKESARFYLLDLIDSIAGKKSLLLERELSGILGQIITTNTLQEHGIPQVFWFDSNIPQELDQKIIYLCRPTYANAKLVSAHVRQHQQNMNQTENTVILLPCTNVLFETVLQEEGVFGELVIMEWSLHVVPLDEDLFSLELSPGVKEDNLLKHSVSALVNFESQNGRFPRASGRGPNSAKLVEIWDKWYQEEAINNARKDEYEVSTSYDSVLIMDRTMDWVTPFLTQLTYLGLLDEILGIEQMNVKLPPNLVNRNENLSSGSHKKFSLSSSYSTISKDVKDANFNCIGSYLGKIARKLSSDYDGRRQAKTVNQIRDFVSKLGSLQSEHTSLNIHTGLAELMMQHAKSSTFQKILQIQQSLVSGADPSSQFPLLDQLIYTDVPVEEVFRILCLASIVSTGLKQKDIDFYRKEIVQTYGYKNLLTFQCLIDAGLLRVRPSSNISLQRSFSYTTWLNNYPLINEEVNEQHPSDISYTYSGYGPLSVHMSYDILQNRDNPEKLARLNSFPGEYVDKWFKQQDRNFSRTFTRGTDKKRKILIFFLGGCTFTELSAFRLLADKLGKFEFTFMTTGMITGGKIVQSFMPSIQTLIDE is encoded by the exons ATGAGCAAGGACGTTAAAGAATCCGCCaggttttatttattagatCTTATAGACTCT ATTGCgggaaagaaaagcctGTTACTAGAGCGAGAGCTATCTGGTATTCTAGGGCAAATTATTACGACTAATACCCTTCAAGAGCATGGAATTCCTCAAGTTTTTTGGTTCGATAGTAATATTCCTCAAGAATTAGAccaaaaaatcatataTTTATGTCGACCCACTTATGCGAATGCTAAATTAGTTTCTGCTCATGTTCGACAGCATCAGCAGAATATGAACCAGACTGAAAACACCGTAATTTTACTACCTTGTacaaatgttttatttgaGACGGTGCTGCAAGAAGAGGGTGTTTTCGGCGAACTGGTGATTATGGAATGGTCGCTGCATGTGGTACCGTTGGATGAGgaccttttttctttagaatTAAGTCCTGGTGTTAAAGAGGATAATTTACTTAAGCATTCTGTTAGTGCTCTGGTCAACTTTGAATCCCAAAACGGTCGGTTTCCACGGGCATCTGGTCGTGGTCCCAATTCTGCTAAACTTGTTGAGATTTGGGATAAATGGTACCAAGAAGAAGCTATCAATAACGCGAGAAAAGATGAGTATGAAGTTTCTACTTCTTATGACAGTGTCTTGATTATGGATCGCACAATGGACTGGGTGACTCCATTTCTCACTCAGTTAACGTATCTTGGTCTTTTAGATGAAATACTAGGAATTGAACAGA TGAATGTTAAACTGCCTCCGAACTTGGTAAACCGAAATGAGAATTTGTCTTCCGGATCGCACAAAAAGTTTTCCCTAAGTTCGTCATACAGTACCATTAGTAAGGATGTTAAAGACGCGAATTTCAATTGCATTGGCTCCTATTTGGGAAAAATTGCTCGGAAACTTTCGAGCGACTATGATGGTCGCCGTCAAGCTAAAACGGTGAATCAAATACGCGATTTCGTTTCGAAATTGGGTTCTTTACAGTCGGAACACACTTCATTAAATATAC ACACTGGACTTGCTGAACTAATGATGCAACATGCTAAAAGTAGTAcctttcaaaagattttgcAAATACAGCAATCACTTGTGTCTGGTGCTGACCCTTCTAGTCAGTTTCCTTTGCTGGATCAACTGATATATACGGATGTACCTGTTGAAGAAGTGTTCCGTATACTCTGTTTAGCCAGCATCGTCTCAACAGGGTTAAAGCAGAAAGACATCGATTTTTATCGAAAAGAGATTGTACAGACTTATGGctataaaaatttattgacCTTTCAATGTTTGATTGACGCTGGATTGTTACGAGTTCGGCCTTCAAGTAATATCTCTTTACAGAGGTCATTCTCATATACTACTTGGCTCAACAACTATCCATTGATTAATGAGGAAGTCAATGAACAGCATCCTTCAGACATTTCTTATACCTACAGTGGATACGGGCCCTTGTCTGTGCATATGTCTTATGATATTCTGCAAAACAGAGACAATCCTGAGAAGCTTGCACGGCTAAACAGTTTCCCTGGGGAATACGTAGACAAATGGTTCAAGCAGCAAGATAGAAACTTTTCCCGAACGTTTACTAGAGGAACAGataaaaagaggaaaatccttattttcttcttagGGGGCTGTACATTTACTGAGCTTTCAGCGTTTCGTTTGTTGGCTGATAAACTTGGCAAATTCGAATTTACATTTATGACTACAGGTATGATCACTGGTGGTAAAATAGTACAGTCCTTTATGCCGTCTATCCAAACTTTGATTGATGAGTAA
- the top1 gene encoding DNA topoisomerase I, with the protein MSSSDSDSISISARRRSGRNTGRQINLKESDDENESFDELPLSEAKSVKTESDDDEDDVPIGSKRAPVEKKNKRPTKRTKNNNETKKGTRKKAEPVKEEDEDDLPLNTKAKPRTARGKSKESKKVNGTPVKKEEMDDRDLTPLKSGPPSPSPKSSTITSRNRSPNDDDEEEEEEDFKWWEQGNIDGTQKWSTLEHSGVLFAPQYEPLPKDVKLYYDGKPVDLPLEAEEVAGFFGAMVETDHAKNPTFQKNFFRDFLAVCKECNFKHNIKEFSKCDFSQMFHYFERKRDEKRNMSKEQKKEIKKKKDEEEESYKWCTLDGRKERVGNFRIEPPGLFRGRGNHPKTGSLKRRVFPEQITINIGKEAPVPKPLPGHHWAEVRHDNTVTWLATWHENVNNNVKYVFLAAGSSLKGQSDLKKYEKSRKLKDYIDDIREGYTKDLKSDLTVERQRGTAMYLIDVFALRAGNEKGEDEADTVGCCSLRYEHVSLKPPNIVIFDFLGKDSIRYYNEVEVDPQVFKNLRIFKRSPKKEGDLIFDRLTTNTLNKYLTSLMDGLSAKVFRTYNASHTMNEELKKMPKSLSLADKVLFYNRANRTVAILCNHQRSVTKNHDVQMERYEERIKALQYQRLRLHRMMLSLEPKLSKKMPELVQGEAGIDDEWVKRHHELLYELEKEKIKKKFERDNEKIMAEDPKGKLPDNELEKRLTAADQLKAVLDAEYRTTKVHPGRATLERLESRLSKLNDRIKVMRTQMIDKDENKTTALTTSKINYIDPRLTFSFSRREEVPIEKLFSKTIRDKFNWASETPADWEW; encoded by the exons ATGTCTTCATCAG attcggattctatttctatttcagCTCGGAGGCGATCTGGTCGAAATACTGGCCGACAAATAAATCTTAAAGAGTCAGACgatgaaaacgaaagttTTGAT GAACTTCCTTTGAGTGAAGCTAAATCTGTGAAAACTGAAAGTGATGACGATGAGGACGATGTTCCTATAGGAAGTAAACGCGCTCCTgtagagaaaaaaaacaaacgccCTACGAAACGTACCAAAAATAAcaatgaaacaaaaaaagggaCTCGCAAAAAAGCTGAACCGGTTAAGGAGGAGGATGAGGATGACCTACCATTGAATACCAAAGCCAAGCCAAGAACAGCCAGAGGAAAATCTAAGGAATCAAAGAAAGTCAATGGTACCCctgtaaagaaagaagaaatggatGATCGAGACTTAACTCCGTTAAAAAGTGGTCCTCCATCTCCATCGCCTAAATCCAGTACGATTACTTCTCGTAATCGTTCTCCcaatgatgatgatgaagaagaagaagaagaagactttAAATGGTGGGAGCAAGGAAATATTGATGGTACCCAAAAATGGTCAACCCTAGAGCACAGTGGTGTCTTATTCGCTCCTCAATATGAACCTCTGCCCAAAGACGTTAAACTTTACTATGATGGAAAGCCGGTTGATCTTCCTTTGGAAGCAGAGGAAGTTGCAGGATTTTTTGGTGCAATGGTAGAAACAGATCATGCAAAAAATCCAaccttccaaaaaaacttttttcgCGATTTTCTAGCAGTCTGCAAGGAATGTAATTTTAAACATAATATTAAGGAATTTTCAAAGTGTGATTTTTCCCAGATGTTCCACTATTTTGAGCGAAAAAGAGacgaaaaacgaaatatgTCAAAGgagcaaaagaaggaaatcaagaagaagaaagatgaggaagaagaaagctaTAAGTGGTGTACACTGGACGGTCGTAAGGAGCGTGTTGGTAATTTCCGCATTGAGCCTCCTGGACTTTTCCGTGGCCGAGGCAATCATCCTAAAACGGGCTCACTAAAGCGACGTGTTTTTCCAGAGCAAATTACGATCAatattggaaaagaagcacCTGTTCCGAAGCCTTTACCGGGGCATCACTGGGCTGAAGTAAGACATGATAATACAGTTACTTGGCTAGCTACTTGGCATGAAAATGTTAATAATAATGTAAAATACGTATTCTTGGCGGCTGGTAGCTCTTTAAAGGGACAAAGtgatttgaagaaatacgAGAAATCTCGGAAACTAAAAGATTATATTGATGATATCCGTGAGGGTTACACTAAAGACCTCAAAAGTGATTTGACAGTGGAGCGCCAGCGAGGAACGGCCATGTATTTGATTGATGTTTTTGCCCTTCGTGCCGGTAACGAAAAAGGTGAAGATGAAGCAGATACTGTCGGTTGTTGTTCATTGCGTTATGAGCATGTTAGTCTTAAACCCCCGAACATTGTcatttttgactttttaGGTAAAGATTCAATCCGGTATTATAACGAAGTTGAGGTAGACCCTCAAGTGTTTAAGAATTTGAGAATCTTTAAACGTTctccaaagaaagaaggagaTTTGATATTCGATCGTCTGACCACCAACACCTTGAACAAGTACCTTACTAGTCTAATGGATGGACTGTCGGCCAAGGTATTCCGTACATATAACGCATCTCATACGATGAACGAAGaactaaagaaaatgcCAAAGAGCTTATCCCTTGCGGATAAGGTCTTGTTCTATAACCGTGCCAACAGAACGGTAGCAATTTTATGTAACCATCAGCGGTCTGTTACAAAGAATCACGACGTTCAAATGGAACGGTACGAGGAACGTATTAAAGCTTTACAATATCAAAGACTTCGTTTACATAGAATGATGTTAAGTTTAGAACCTAAActatccaaaaaaatgcCGGAACTGGTGCAGGGAGAAGCAGGTATAGATGATGAATGGGTTAAAAGGCATCACGAGTTACTTTATGaattagaaaaggaaaagatcaagaaaaaatttgaacgTGACAACGAAAAAATCATGGCCGAAGATCCGAAAGGCAAGCTTCCTGACAATGAGTTAGAAAAGCGATTAACGGCAGCTGATCAGTTAAAAGCGGTATTGGATGCTGAGTATAGAACAACGAAAGTGCATCCTGGACGAGCAACGCTGGAACGATTGGAAAGCCGTTTGTCAAAATTGAACGACCGAATCAAGGTGATGCGTACTCAAATGATcgacaaagatgaaaacaaGACGACGGCTTTAACAACTAGTAAAATCAACTACATTGATCCACGGCTTACGTTTTCATTTAGCAGGCGAGAAGAAGTTCCTATAGAGAAATTGTTCAGTAAAACGATCCGCGACAAGTTTAATTGGGCCTCTGAAACACCCGCAGATTGGGAATGGTGA